The following DNA comes from Camelina sativa cultivar DH55 chromosome 14, Cs, whole genome shotgun sequence.
TGTTATTTTTCACCACATATCGCAAAACTTATCGGTGTTACGAGAACAGCTGAGTTTCATTGAGGATGAGAATGTTCAAGCTATGCATGATGCTGTGTATGCTAAATATATCATGTTCAAGTACGTTTTGCCATTAACCCTCAGTTTTGTGGTAGATGAAAGTACCTAGCTGGCTAAGAGttttatatctttttctttttggtttcagaAAATTCCAAGGAGCTATGCAGATTGTAGCCATGGCAGAAACTGTGGTATGAGcatatctttcttttatattctcATCATGTTGGGTTTGCTGCTTCGTTGTTTATAGTCACACACTCACCTTGACGTTTGGCAGATCTATATGAACATGGATAACTCCTCGCAGAACTATTGGCTCCGGCTACTAATTCGAGAATGGGCTCAGTTCTGCATTTTTCTCTATATTGGGTAAGTTATGATCCCACTTTTTCAACTTCTCTAGTACATTTATGCTCTCACTTTGTTCAAGAACTAAGAAAGTTCCAAACTATATACTTTGGTAGTTGGACTTTTAGGTCACAGGACATGGCACCTCGCTTCTCAGTAATGCCTACACTAAAACCCAAAGAGAATACAATGATTCCTCCTATTTATAGCATGGTAAGTAACACAATGTAAACTCGCTTTTGCCTTATCTTGATTTGCTAATATGTTTTAGTTGCAGTAATGTTCTACTTATGCTAATAATctatataactacaaatttCAGGAAATGGACGCAAAATCTTTCAAAGAATTCAGAAGTCAGGAATGGAACATCGGAGTGGTAAGTCATTTCGTTTTATGCTCTCTTGTTCCATTGGGATGATCAAGCGAGAGTTATATATGTAACTCGTTCTGTGATTGAATCTCTGTTTGCAGCCAATGCCATATTCAAACTACGAAAAGCAAAAAGATTCAGTTCTAGTGATAATTCAGCATCCTCGATAGCATTAAGAGGAAACCAAAATATACAATGTTtcctctcttcatcttcctAAAAAGAGTGAAGGATAACCAAAAATGACTAGAAGTTTCTCTCTGATGATTAAGACAAGATGGCTTCCTCAGCAACTACCTTTCTCTCTGTCCTTTTACAGTtgttagttttgtttctctcttttgggTTTTGGGGGGTTTCTTAacttatagatatataaaagtCGATTTTATTGTATAGATGCAAAAGTTAGTTCTACTATAATATGCTTCAAATGAAAATGTGA
Coding sequences within:
- the LOC104742718 gene encoding uncharacterized protein LOC104742718, whose translation is MEESQGINGVDDSYRHLPVLYLTFLSIWSLSACSWTVNTFKNRHFQTNCLQWTLASVPLIKALQLTLSFLFWHSCFHHHICSLWMSFGVYVTGVLFQTASFVSFLLISHGYCITCERLSLTERRTTASLGCVFYLTLVGYRASVPYFAVLLILNYIISFYVIFHHISQNLSVLREQLSFIEDENVQAMHDAVYAKYIMFKKFQGAMQIVAMAETVIYMNMDNSSQNYWLRLLIREWAQFCIFLYIGWTFRSQDMAPRFSVMPTLKPKENTMIPPIYSMEMDAKSFKEFRSQEWNIGVPMPYSNYEKQKDSVLVIIQHPR